Within the Solenopsis invicta isolate M01_SB chromosome 11, UNIL_Sinv_3.0, whole genome shotgun sequence genome, the region GTACTTtgtgtgaaaaataataaatcatgtgATTAATCAGACATAAGGTGTTCAATATTgattacttaaattttgttacaGTTGCAATATCAAATTCTTTAGAATCTTCTTCGGGTCATTTAACAGCCTATGATGATCCGTATTACTCGAATTACATGTGTCAGCAGCAACAAGATAATCGACACCTGCTTCACCAACAGCGTCATTTGACGACAAGGCAATTTTCAACGTATCCGGCGAACCCATCCGGATTATCGAGCGCGTACTGCGATCAGTACAGTTGGGCGAGATCCatctgtaaatatttattactgaaGCAATTAAGACTTCAACGGCAGGTAAGAAGATATAGACGTAAGATTATTCCGGATCACGCGTTTACTTACGTGTATCGTTACAGACTTCGCCTCTGTATGCCCGAAATCAAAGGTAAGGTTTATGTGCTCAACAACTGGAGTATATcggaaatatgatttttatatttaatactggAGTCATATTTGTGATATTTTCTTGGTTTCTTCATTCTTCAAGCGGATGGATTCATCGCTATGTCGGACACATGTATCCTTATACCTCTATGCTAAACGGAAGCGATCAAACGAAGTATTGCATACGTCGTAAAAATTTGGAGGACATAGTTGGAAAATTGAAAGAGACTGAACGCAATAATATCAACAATTGAGCGCTCTTCTACATTAATTCGATGAGAAGTTCATTAAAGTTGCACGCAAATAATGATATTCCTTTTAATCTTTGTGTGATATCTTCGAATATCAATTTGAAGAATTAATATAAcagtaatgataaaaatattgaaaattttcgtAATTGCAGAttgatattatgtatataagcTCGATATGAATCTTATTCTAAATGTTCATCCTTTGCATTAGTTTTGCCTtcgcgttaaaaataattattattaattatggaAAGATTATCATATGATTTATATAAACTGTTAGACACTCCAATTCTTCATAAGGCGTGACTCTTGTGAAGTTGAACAGATcgcgtaaaaattttgataattttgtttgtatttcGGACGATTGTGTGACAATGTGATTTTTCAATGGCAATATACGCAGAATATAATGTTATACTTAGCCGTTGCCAATCGAGCCATATTTAACGCATTTACTATCAAATGTACATTGTTCTGTTCAAGTAACATTACACACACAAGGTTCACTCTGACTAGCTTTGATATATTGTTAAGTAACATACAcaatcacacacacacaactcCGCACCACTGATAGTGTATAAATACTCATTTACTCGTAGATGTACAAAATGACATTTAAAAGAATACGTGATAATGCTATGTAACTTAGGTGTTACGTGACTCATGAATCATTTATTGTCCAGATCATTCGCTATCAACTCGACAAATCGCCAAGATACAGTGTCGCATATCTGCGTTATAACTTGGTAATCTATCTAGCCATCTTATTCATATCCATTTTCAGACTTCTGCAAAGACATTCGACTCACGATTCTCCTAACAATCCTATAATATGTCGCTACAGTTTGATGTTCACTATAATTATTGGCAGCATCACATTATTCATTCACAtgtaactaaatatataaatacaatgacattatatattatcaatacTCGAATACTACatctacataaatattaaaacacattAGAAATATCCAAATGAGACGAACACTTTGTATTTGGAACATGTAACGCGTTACATGTGTATGTCTATTATTTAACGAATGAGGAATTAGGCCAGTTGAATTATTTTGCTaggagaattaaaataaattgacagGAATTTATTCTGCGAAATTACATTTCTAATTTTCGACATCATACATTTCTCAATTAAGATGTTCGTTAAAATAGCCAT harbors:
- the LOC105200709 gene encoding uncharacterized protein LOC105200709, producing the protein MCQQQQDNRHLLHQQRHLTTRQFSTYPANPSGLSSAYCDQYSWARSICKYLLLKQLRLQRQTSPLYARNQSGWIHRYVGHMYPYTSMLNGSDQTKYCIRRKNLEDIVGKLKETERNNINN